A portion of the Candidatus Scalindua japonica genome contains these proteins:
- a CDS encoding 1-acyl-sn-glycerol-3-phosphate acyltransferase — protein sequence MLWLFANVLKCSPALIFVIFELLSFFVIAYICKLLPEFLLRFVSYIITHTFYRIRVISRENIPEDGGALIVCNHVSYNDGSLVFACTQRFIRFMMRRKMPGKSELYGIR from the coding sequence ATGCTTTGGCTTTTTGCCAATGTATTGAAATGCAGCCCCGCGCTGATATTTGTTATTTTCGAGTTACTCTCTTTTTTTGTAATTGCGTACATTTGCAAACTCCTCCCGGAGTTTCTTTTAAGGTTTGTCTCATATATCATCACACATACGTTTTACAGAATCAGGGTCATTAGTAGAGAAAATATTCCTGAGGATGGTGGAGCGCTGATTGTCTGCAACCATGTTTCTTATAATGATGGCAGCCTTGTGTTTGCGTGTACTCAGAGGTTTATACGCTTTATGATGCGGAGGAAAATGCCCGGTAAATCTGAACTTTACGGTATCCGCTGA